One Oscillospiraceae bacterium genomic region harbors:
- a CDS encoding serine hydrolase produces the protein MKRFCAVLCAFVLVIVLGLPVAAEGINGSAADIAPDIMAPAAYVVNLDTNIVVYEKNSETPLQAASLTKMMTTLLLLENYQDQLDTISVTAPSYIYDLIWEKTTNASTADIRKGETQTLRNLLYAMMLPSANEAAYIVADYMGGGSIDNFVAMMNEEAARIGCTGTTFADPCGLDTNNVTTARDAYLILRALTSYDIFATVVSTPSYDMGTNDRYTTPGTYVIQNTDKMLNEGSAYYRSYVRGGKTGSLGEWQNFAGWHTQDGISYISVVLNVPYEADPDQARPALYETAQLMDVIFDSFTIAAALDPTQPITEIPVDYATQSDTVMLYPTDNMMTLLPKEGGAALTEQTFNLPKSIAAPVRQGDVVGTVTLTIEGEVIGTTDLIAGSDVARNQVLYTIARVGEFFSSTYFKVVVMLTMIVVAVYAFLFVLAALGVLKPIEKSSKKRTNK, from the coding sequence ATGAAAAGATTCTGCGCGGTGCTGTGCGCCTTTGTGCTGGTGATCGTGCTGGGGCTGCCGGTGGCGGCTGAGGGGATCAACGGCTCGGCGGCGGATATTGCGCCCGACATCATGGCCCCTGCGGCCTACGTGGTCAACCTGGATACCAATATCGTGGTCTACGAGAAAAACAGCGAGACCCCGCTGCAGGCCGCCAGCCTGACCAAGATGATGACCACCCTGCTGCTGCTGGAGAACTATCAGGACCAGCTGGACACCATCAGCGTGACAGCCCCCAGTTATATCTACGACCTGATCTGGGAGAAGACGACCAACGCCTCCACGGCGGACATCCGTAAGGGTGAGACCCAGACCCTGCGCAACCTGCTGTACGCCATGATGCTGCCCAGCGCCAACGAGGCTGCCTACATTGTGGCCGACTATATGGGCGGCGGCAGCATTGATAACTTTGTGGCGATGATGAACGAGGAAGCCGCCCGCATCGGCTGCACCGGCACTACCTTTGCCGACCCCTGCGGTCTGGATACCAACAACGTCACCACTGCCCGCGATGCCTACCTGATCCTGCGGGCACTGACATCCTACGACATCTTTGCCACGGTCGTGTCCACCCCCAGCTACGATATGGGCACCAACGACCGCTACACTACCCCCGGGACCTATGTGATCCAGAACACGGACAAAATGCTGAACGAAGGCAGCGCCTACTACCGCAGCTATGTGCGCGGCGGCAAGACCGGCAGCCTGGGCGAGTGGCAGAACTTCGCGGGCTGGCACACCCAGGACGGCATCAGCTACATCAGCGTGGTGCTCAACGTGCCCTATGAGGCCGACCCCGATCAGGCCCGCCCGGCTCTGTACGAGACCGCCCAGCTGATGGACGTCATCTTCGATTCCTTTACCATCGCGGCGGCGCTGGACCCCACCCAGCCCATCACCGAGATCCCGGTGGATTACGCCACCCAGTCCGATACGGTCATGCTTTACCCCACGGACAATATGATGACCCTGCTGCCCAAGGAGGGCGGCGCTGCTCTGACCGAGCAGACCTTCAACCTGCCCAAAAGCATCGCGGCCCCCGTCAGGCAGGGGGATGTGGTCGGCACCGTTACGCTGACCATTGAGGGCGAAGTCATCGGTACGACGGACCTGATCGCCGGCAGCGATGTGGCCCGCAACCAGGTGCTGTACACCATCGCCCGCGTGGGCGAGTTCTTCTCCAGCACCTATTTTAAAGTTGTTGTTATGCTTACGATGATCGTCGTGGCTGTGTACGCCTTCCTGTTCGTTCTGGCAGCATTGGGCGTGCTGAAGCCAATTGAAAAATCATCGAAAAAGCGTACAAATAAGTAA
- the recG gene encoding ATP-dependent DNA helicase RecG — protein MPRFLSRKREERRSRMAMIDSSIQYLKGVGPAFAKKFEKLGVTTIRDLLLCYPRKYIDYTKPYTVVSAPYDVDSCVRATVLQKEPVRRIKGGRALVRVLAADDSGVLGLSWFNTPYVADKLIIGQTYYFEGRIGGTMTRRELLHPLVRTEAQVAASPFVAVYPGTEGLPAARQAACAYAALQYVDELADPLPPELLTRYRMPTKAQAVRSIHAPQSAEDLAGARRRLIFEELYMLQIGIFLLRSHGRRKTSAPMHEMDLAPFWGSLPYAPTGAQKRSTEEIVHDLCGEVPMNRLLQGDVGSGKTLVAAAAIWFAAQNGWQSAMLAPTEILARQHAATLADRLEPFGVNVTLLVGGMKAKEKKVALEAIADGRAGLVVGTHAVLTDSVEFKNLGLAIVDEQHRFGVRQRGLLAGKAQSPHLLVMSATPIPRTLGLLMYGDLDISVLDELPPGRKPIKTWFITGKKRRDMYGFIEKQLAAGHQAYVVCPAIEENEMAADMQAVKKYYTETVCPLLPNRRIGLLHGKMKPKEKDEVMLKFKAGELDVLVSTTVIEVGVDVPNATVMVIENAERFGLSALHQLRGRVGRGAADSCCILISDNENDAVKERLRFLCHTSDGFAVAKYDLENRGPGDFFGSAQHGLPTLRVADLVQDTRTLKVAQEEAKALLAVDPNLAMPQHRALSDEVDRLFATAGAMN, from the coding sequence TTGCCCCGCTTTCTTTCAAGAAAGCGGGAAGAAAGGAGGTCCCGTATGGCGATGATCGACAGTTCTATCCAATATTTAAAGGGCGTCGGCCCGGCGTTTGCTAAAAAGTTTGAAAAGCTCGGCGTTACCACCATCCGGGATCTGCTTTTGTGCTACCCCCGCAAATACATTGACTACACCAAGCCCTACACCGTAGTCAGCGCACCTTACGACGTGGACAGCTGTGTCCGCGCCACCGTGCTGCAAAAAGAACCGGTCCGCCGCATCAAGGGCGGGCGGGCGCTGGTGCGGGTGCTGGCCGCGGATGACTCTGGCGTACTGGGGCTGTCCTGGTTCAACACGCCCTACGTGGCCGATAAACTCATCATCGGCCAGACCTACTACTTCGAGGGCCGCATCGGCGGCACCATGACCCGCCGTGAACTGCTGCACCCGCTGGTGCGCACCGAGGCGCAAGTGGCTGCCAGCCCCTTTGTGGCCGTCTACCCCGGCACCGAGGGCCTGCCCGCCGCACGGCAAGCCGCCTGCGCCTACGCGGCGCTGCAATACGTGGACGAGCTGGCCGACCCGCTGCCGCCGGAGCTGCTGACCCGCTACCGCATGCCCACCAAGGCCCAGGCCGTGCGCAGTATCCACGCCCCGCAAAGCGCCGAGGACCTGGCCGGGGCGCGCCGCCGCCTGATCTTTGAAGAGCTGTACATGCTCCAGATCGGCATCTTTTTGCTGCGCAGCCACGGTCGGCGCAAGACCAGCGCACCAATGCACGAGATGGACCTTGCCCCGTTCTGGGGCAGCCTGCCCTATGCGCCCACCGGCGCACAAAAGCGCTCTACCGAGGAAATTGTGCACGACCTGTGCGGCGAGGTGCCGATGAACCGCCTGCTGCAGGGTGATGTCGGCAGCGGCAAAACGCTGGTGGCTGCGGCGGCCATCTGGTTTGCCGCGCAAAACGGCTGGCAGAGCGCCATGCTGGCCCCCACCGAAATCTTGGCCCGGCAGCATGCCGCTACACTGGCCGACCGGCTGGAACCCTTCGGCGTCAACGTCACGCTGCTGGTGGGCGGCATGAAAGCCAAAGAGAAAAAGGTCGCGCTGGAAGCCATTGCCGACGGCCGCGCCGGGCTGGTGGTAGGCACCCACGCGGTGCTGACCGATTCGGTCGAGTTCAAAAACCTGGGCCTGGCCATCGTGGACGAGCAGCACCGCTTCGGCGTGCGGCAGCGCGGCCTGCTGGCAGGCAAGGCGCAAAGCCCCCACCTGCTGGTGATGAGCGCCACGCCCATCCCGCGCACGCTGGGCCTGCTGATGTACGGCGATTTGGACATCTCGGTGCTGGACGAACTGCCGCCCGGCCGCAAGCCCATCAAGACCTGGTTCATCACCGGCAAAAAGCGGCGGGACATGTACGGCTTTATTGAAAAGCAGCTTGCCGCGGGGCATCAGGCCTACGTGGTCTGCCCGGCCATCGAGGAAAACGAGATGGCCGCAGATATGCAGGCCGTCAAAAAATATTACACCGAGACCGTCTGCCCGCTGCTGCCCAACCGGCGCATCGGCCTGCTGCACGGCAAGATGAAGCCCAAAGAAAAAGACGAAGTGATGCTGAAATTTAAGGCGGGGGAACTGGACGTGCTGGTCTCCACCACTGTTATCGAGGTCGGCGTCGATGTGCCCAACGCTACAGTTATGGTCATCGAAAACGCCGAGCGGTTCGGTTTGTCGGCGCTGCATCAGCTCCGCGGACGTGTCGGGCGCGGAGCGGCGGATTCCTGCTGCATCCTGATTTCCGACAACGAGAACGACGCCGTTAAAGAGCGGCTGCGCTTCCTGTGCCACACGTCAGACGGTTTTGCCGTGGCAAAATATGATCTCGAAAACCGCGGCCCCGGTGATTTCTTCGGCTCGGCCCAGCACGGTCTGCCCACGCTGCGGGTGGCGGACCTGGTGCAGGATACCCGCACGCTGAAAGTGGCCCAGGAGGAAGCCAAGGCCCTGCTGGCTGTTGACCCAAATCTCGCCATGCCGCAGCACCGCGCCCTGTCCGATGAGGTGGACCGCCTGTTTGCCACCGCCGGTGCGATGAACTGA
- a CDS encoding C39 family peptidase, whose translation MEKRYGILILGTFACAACFLLSDCAGPAAEQSSVQPPYDGQTQDADVFIDMPNLRQYGGYTCGTTCVQMVMNWLDPYQADWNLAAYEEELGTNEEAGTPPGSIVSFFEENSVTVTAKENRTTPELASALYQGHPVLLCIQAWAAAEDGYNTQNSDDADTYLAEGHWVICVGYQKQELGYVFYFNDPACVGYCMMSEQDLNNRWIDMDTEGNVYDHYGIEITADGTSYNPDGVFYLE comes from the coding sequence ATGGAAAAGCGATACGGCATCTTGATACTTGGCACTTTTGCCTGTGCCGCATGTTTCCTGTTATCCGACTGCGCAGGGCCAGCTGCGGAACAGTCATCCGTTCAGCCACCCTATGACGGGCAGACCCAGGATGCCGATGTCTTTATCGACATGCCGAACCTGCGCCAGTATGGCGGCTACACCTGCGGGACCACCTGCGTGCAGATGGTGATGAACTGGCTGGACCCATACCAGGCCGATTGGAACCTTGCCGCCTATGAGGAAGAACTTGGCACCAACGAGGAAGCCGGAACCCCGCCAGGCAGCATTGTCAGCTTTTTTGAGGAAAACAGCGTAACCGTCACGGCAAAAGAGAACCGAACCACGCCAGAACTGGCTTCGGCTCTGTACCAGGGGCACCCTGTGCTGCTCTGCATTCAGGCATGGGCCGCGGCAGAGGATGGCTACAACACCCAAAATTCCGATGATGCGGACACCTATTTGGCCGAGGGGCACTGGGTCATCTGTGTCGGCTACCAGAAGCAGGAGCTGGGTTATGTATTTTACTTTAACGATCCGGCGTGCGTTGGCTATTGCATGATGAGTGAGCAGGATTTGAACAACCGCTGGATCGATATGGATACTGAGGGAAATGTTTACGACCACTACGGCATTGAAATCACTGCGGACGGAACGAGTTATAACCCCGATGGGGTGTTTTATCTGGAATAG
- a CDS encoding DAK2 domain-containing protein yields MITGQTLRDAILSGANNIANQRVRVDELNVFPVPDGDTGTNMSMTIGAARGELEALPDTCTVAEASKTAASAMLRGARGNSGVITSLLFRGFSKALKGKDEASAEDLANALKMGVEAAYKAVMKPTEGTILTVSRLAAEKAAECTEMEIPAMWDATLAAGQAALEDTPNLLPVLKKAGVVDAGGQGIMFIFEGMKQVFDGGEIVAGAEVAAKPKVSSEAAGKGVFTDDLMKVEDIKNGYCTQFLLHKDPGASVTRLRAFLESNGDSVVVIEDDDVANCHVHTSDPGMMLSEAIKYGYLTNFKIENMHEQFLARQKQAKGLEKQAEAEEKKDSEFTYAAVDPEREYGFVAVAAGEGLKNVFADLGVDAVVSGGQTMNPSTEDILAAIQSVPAKTVLVLPNNKNIIMASEQAQKLADRKVIVLPTRTVPQGMTAMLNFDPELKPEENAVGMMQAADHVSTGLITYAARDSEFDGKPIKKGEIMALENGKIVATGTDIVKMTYRLARSMKKKDSQFITVISGCDVSDEDAEKTTEMVRTKCGSSVEVSHISGGQPVYYYMISVE; encoded by the coding sequence ATGATTACTGGCCAGACCCTGCGCGACGCCATTCTTTCCGGCGCCAACAACATTGCTAACCAGCGTGTCCGTGTGGACGAGCTGAACGTTTTCCCTGTGCCCGATGGCGACACCGGCACAAACATGAGCATGACCATCGGCGCCGCCCGCGGCGAGCTGGAGGCTCTGCCCGACACCTGCACCGTGGCCGAAGCCAGCAAGACCGCTGCTTCCGCCATGCTGCGCGGCGCCCGCGGCAACTCCGGCGTTATCACCAGCCTGCTGTTCCGCGGCTTCTCCAAGGCCCTGAAGGGCAAGGATGAGGCCAGCGCCGAAGACCTGGCCAACGCCCTGAAGATGGGTGTTGAGGCTGCTTACAAAGCCGTTATGAAGCCCACCGAGGGCACCATTCTGACCGTCTCCCGTCTGGCTGCCGAGAAGGCCGCCGAGTGCACCGAGATGGAGATCCCCGCCATGTGGGACGCCACCCTCGCCGCCGGTCAGGCTGCGCTGGAGGATACCCCCAACCTGCTGCCCGTGCTGAAAAAGGCTGGCGTCGTGGATGCCGGCGGTCAGGGCATCATGTTCATCTTTGAGGGCATGAAGCAGGTCTTTGACGGCGGCGAGATCGTTGCCGGTGCCGAAGTGGCCGCTAAGCCGAAGGTCTCCAGCGAGGCTGCCGGCAAGGGCGTCTTCACCGACGACCTGATGAAGGTTGAGGACATCAAGAACGGTTACTGCACCCAGTTCCTGCTGCATAAGGATCCCGGCGCCAGCGTGACCCGCCTGCGCGCTTTCCTGGAATCCAACGGCGATTCCGTTGTGGTCATCGAGGATGACGACGTGGCCAACTGCCATGTGCATACCTCCGACCCCGGTATGATGCTGAGCGAGGCTATCAAGTATGGCTACCTGACCAACTTCAAGATCGAGAACATGCACGAGCAGTTCCTGGCCCGCCAGAAGCAGGCCAAGGGCTTGGAGAAGCAGGCCGAGGCCGAAGAAAAGAAGGACAGTGAGTTCACCTACGCTGCCGTTGACCCCGAGCGCGAGTACGGCTTTGTGGCTGTGGCCGCCGGCGAGGGCCTGAAGAATGTGTTTGCCGACCTGGGCGTTGACGCTGTCGTCAGCGGCGGCCAGACGATGAACCCCTCCACCGAGGACATCCTGGCGGCGATCCAGAGCGTACCGGCCAAGACTGTGCTGGTCCTGCCCAACAACAAGAATATCATCATGGCGTCCGAGCAGGCGCAGAAGCTGGCCGACCGCAAGGTCATCGTGCTGCCCACCCGCACCGTGCCCCAGGGCATGACCGCCATGCTGAACTTTGACCCCGAGCTGAAGCCCGAGGAGAACGCCGTTGGCATGATGCAGGCTGCTGACCATGTGAGCACCGGCCTGATTACCTATGCCGCCCGTGACAGCGAGTTTGACGGCAAGCCCATCAAGAAGGGTGAGATCATGGCGCTGGAGAACGGCAAGATCGTGGCCACCGGCACCGACATCGTCAAGATGACCTATCGTCTGGCCCGTTCGATGAAGAAGAAGGACAGCCAGTTCATCACCGTGATCTCCGGCTGCGATGTCAGCGACGAGGACGCCGAAAAGACCACCGAGATGGTGCGCACCAAGTGCGGCAGCAGTGTCGAGGTCAGCCATATCAGCGGCGGCCAGCCGGTTTACTACTACATGATCAGTGTGGAGTAA
- a CDS encoding Asp23/Gls24 family envelope stress response protein, protein MITKVNPYGHISLTNDYFSGLVEQAAKQCYGIAAMGQAPAESVVRNALRTGSLPPKGVTVTQEEGRLVIALHIKVGYGLNISTITQSITHRVKDEVEHATGLKVARIDVFVDDIIAD, encoded by the coding sequence ATGATCACCAAGGTCAATCCTTACGGACATATTTCTCTGACCAACGATTATTTCTCCGGCTTAGTGGAACAGGCCGCCAAGCAGTGCTACGGCATTGCAGCCATGGGCCAGGCCCCGGCCGAAAGCGTGGTGCGCAATGCCCTGCGCACCGGCAGCCTGCCCCCCAAAGGCGTTACCGTGACGCAGGAGGAAGGCCGTCTGGTCATCGCACTGCATATCAAAGTTGGGTATGGTCTGAACATTTCCACCATCACCCAAAGCATTACCCACCGCGTAAAGGACGAAGTGGAACATGCCACCGGCCTGAAAGTGGCACGCATTGACGTGTTTGTCGACGACATTATCGCTGACTGA
- a CDS encoding CBS domain-containing protein, which produces MNLLFFLTPKQDVLYIYEDFTLRQTLEKWANQRFATIPVLKRNGEYVGTITEGDILWGIKNLHGLDLEASEDVPISSFPRRRDYKAVTVTTDMPSLLQAAIDQNFVPVVDDRNVFIGMVRRTVILRDVYNKYGAKLDKPRQNTYTHA; this is translated from the coding sequence ATGAACCTTTTGTTTTTCCTTACTCCCAAACAGGATGTTTTGTACATTTACGAGGATTTCACCCTGCGTCAAACGCTGGAAAAATGGGCGAACCAACGCTTTGCCACCATCCCCGTGCTGAAACGCAACGGCGAGTATGTGGGCACCATCACCGAGGGGGACATTCTGTGGGGCATCAAGAACCTGCACGGCCTTGACCTGGAGGCCAGCGAGGACGTGCCCATCTCCAGTTTCCCCCGCCGCCGCGACTACAAGGCCGTCACCGTCACCACCGACATGCCCAGTCTGCTGCAGGCCGCCATCGACCAGAACTTTGTCCCGGTGGTAGACGACCGCAATGTCTTCATCGGCATGGTCCGCCGTACCGTAATTTTACGCGATGTTTATAATAAGTATGGTGCCAAGCTGGATAAGCCCCGCCAGAATACATATACCCACGCATAA
- a CDS encoding rRNA pseudouridine synthase, with product MRLDKYLAERTGMTRSESRKAITKGRVMVAGKICRKADTQLDETAAQIALDGAPLAGEYKKYVYIMLNKPEGVVSASRDKRDTTVVDLVAADYPRRELFPAGRLDKTSTGFVLLTDDGALAHDILAPAHHVDKQYLVTLDTPLTEEMRRGFAAGVTLADGEHLAPAEAEPAEDDPCTVRVTLHQGVYHQIKRMFGVYDAGVNTLHRLSIGGVALDEALAPGEYRELTEEERKQLQN from the coding sequence ATGCGGCTGGATAAGTACCTGGCCGAGCGCACCGGCATGACCCGCAGCGAAAGCCGCAAGGCCATCACCAAGGGGCGCGTGATGGTCGCGGGCAAGATCTGCCGCAAGGCGGATACCCAGTTGGACGAGACCGCCGCGCAGATCGCGCTGGACGGCGCGCCGTTGGCAGGCGAATATAAAAAGTATGTGTATATCATGCTCAATAAGCCGGAGGGCGTCGTCAGCGCCAGCCGCGACAAGCGGGATACCACTGTGGTGGACCTGGTGGCCGCGGACTACCCCCGGCGGGAGCTGTTCCCGGCGGGCCGCCTGGATAAGACCAGCACCGGCTTTGTACTGCTGACCGATGACGGTGCCCTGGCCCATGACATCCTGGCCCCGGCCCACCATGTGGACAAGCAGTATTTGGTTACGCTGGACACTCCGCTGACCGAGGAGATGCGCCGCGGCTTTGCGGCGGGCGTCACCCTGGCCGACGGCGAACACCTGGCCCCCGCCGAGGCCGAACCGGCCGAGGATGACCCCTGCACCGTGCGCGTCACCCTGCACCAGGGCGTCTACCACCAGATCAAGCGCATGTTCGGCGTCTACGATGCCGGCGTCAACACCCTCCACCGCCTTTCCATCGGCGGCGTTGCATTGGATGAGGCCCTTGCCCCCGGCGAGTACCGGGAACTGACCGAGGAAGAACGAAAACAATTGCAGAACTAA
- the ybaK gene encoding Cys-tRNA(Pro) deacylase, producing the protein MAKEAKTNAMRMLERAKVNYTAHEYPHEEGQAVDGANVARLTGQDPARVFKTLVTQGADHNYYVFVVPVLAELDLKKAAKAAGVKSVAMIHVADINKVTGYIRGGCSPVGMKKQFVTVYDESCLAQPTIMVSGGRIGTQVECAPADLIKVTRGKTAAITQEHQA; encoded by the coding sequence ATGGCAAAAGAAGCAAAAACCAACGCCATGCGCATGCTGGAGCGCGCCAAGGTCAACTATACCGCCCACGAATACCCCCACGAGGAAGGCCAGGCCGTTGACGGCGCCAACGTCGCCCGCCTGACCGGCCAGGACCCGGCCCGCGTTTTTAAAACGCTGGTCACCCAGGGGGCAGACCATAACTATTATGTGTTTGTCGTGCCCGTGCTGGCCGAGCTGGACCTGAAAAAGGCCGCCAAGGCCGCGGGCGTCAAAAGCGTGGCCATGATCCACGTGGCCGACATCAATAAAGTCACCGGTTATATCCGCGGCGGCTGCAGCCCTGTGGGCATGAAAAAGCAGTTCGTCACCGTCTACGATGAAAGCTGTCTGGCCCAGCCCACCATCATGGTCTCCGGCGGCCGCATCGGCACCCAGGTGGAGTGCGCCCCTGCTGATCTTATCAAGGTGACCCGCGGCAAAACGGCGGCCATCACCCAGGAGCACCAGGCATGA
- the aroF gene encoding 3-deoxy-7-phosphoheptulonate synthase: MIIVLKQHAPAEQVDSFCHELEDMGYQINDSVGSDTHILGLIGDTKSLAESWVLANPVVETCRRVTEPYKKANRKFHPDDTIVDVGGHKIGGGYFAVMSGPCSVESKEQITYVAQRVQAAGASILRGGAFKPRTSPYSFQGLRAEGLELLQEARAVTGQPIVTELMNNEHIHLFEDAHVDMIQIGARNMQNFELLKAVGRLKTPVLLKRGLSSTLEELVMSAEYIMAEGNPNVVLCERGIRTFETSMRNTLDISAVPMLKKMTHLPVVIDPSHAAGIAFMVPALAQAAVAVGADGLMIETHNNPAKAKSDGAQSLTPDQFDALMKVIKPELEFFGKKLN; encoded by the coding sequence ATGATCATCGTATTAAAACAGCACGCCCCGGCCGAGCAGGTCGACTCCTTCTGCCACGAGCTGGAGGATATGGGCTACCAGATCAACGATTCCGTGGGCAGCGATACCCACATCCTGGGCCTGATCGGCGACACCAAGTCCCTGGCCGAAAGCTGGGTGCTGGCCAACCCGGTGGTGGAGACCTGCCGCCGCGTGACCGAGCCGTACAAGAAAGCCAACCGCAAGTTCCACCCGGACGACACCATCGTGGACGTGGGCGGGCACAAGATCGGCGGCGGGTACTTTGCCGTGATGTCCGGTCCCTGCAGCGTGGAAAGCAAGGAGCAGATCACCTATGTAGCCCAGCGCGTACAGGCCGCGGGTGCCAGCATCCTGCGCGGCGGCGCGTTCAAGCCCCGCACCAGCCCGTACAGCTTTCAGGGTTTGCGTGCCGAGGGCCTGGAGCTTTTGCAGGAGGCCCGCGCTGTGACCGGCCAGCCCATCGTGACCGAGCTGATGAACAACGAGCACATCCACCTGTTTGAGGATGCCCACGTGGACATGATCCAGATCGGCGCACGCAATATGCAGAACTTTGAGCTGCTGAAAGCCGTGGGCCGCCTGAAGACCCCTGTGCTGCTGAAGCGCGGCCTGTCCTCCACCCTGGAGGAGCTGGTGATGAGCGCCGAGTACATCATGGCCGAGGGCAACCCCAACGTGGTGCTGTGCGAGCGCGGCATCCGCACCTTTGAGACCAGCATGCGCAACACGCTGGACATTTCCGCCGTGCCGATGCTGAAAAAGATGACCCATCTGCCTGTGGTCATCGACCCCAGCCACGCTGCCGGCATCGCCTTTATGGTGCCCGCGCTGGCCCAGGCTGCCGTGGCCGTGGGCGCGGACGGCCTGATGATCGAGACGCACAACAACCCGGCCAAGGCCAAGAGCGACGGCGCCCAGAGCCTGACGCCCGACCAGTTCGACGCCCTGATGAAGGTCATCAAGCCGGAGCTGGAATTCTTTGGGAAGAAGTTAAACTGA
- a CDS encoding putative ABC transporter permease: MTQTEIFSFVVQTLYWFFLYGCIGWGVEVVYAAIKERRLVNRGFLCGPICPIYGCGMVVLNWTVAALAPSGEGKSVSTVAVFFVGMVLTTAIELVGGWTLFKIYHIRWWDYSNMKFNIGGYICPQFSLLWGLGSVIMVKVVHPALAKASSPLSMKVLVPAEAAVLALFVVDLIVSAAAATGLNKKLKEIDEVRARLRVTSDKLTTVLGVSAMTADTILDEQKLQLALAKLEGRENAAELKLEMLLRANEMRAKLRDISVDKIGTRRLLRAFPDMKSLTYAETLASTRAGVRRLNELAAAARTAAKEMAQTAKETAQTAVGTAAAAAQTAKETAANAAQSAAQTAKEAAASAIQTARETGISTPQSTKPAKDEPGQ, encoded by the coding sequence ATGACCCAGACAGAAATCTTTTCATTTGTCGTACAAACGCTGTATTGGTTCTTCCTCTACGGCTGTATCGGCTGGGGTGTCGAGGTCGTCTACGCCGCCATCAAGGAGCGGCGGCTCGTCAACCGCGGGTTCCTCTGCGGCCCCATCTGCCCCATTTACGGCTGCGGCATGGTGGTGCTGAACTGGACGGTGGCCGCGCTGGCCCCCTCCGGCGAGGGGAAAAGCGTCAGCACCGTGGCGGTGTTCTTTGTGGGCATGGTGCTCACCACCGCCATCGAGCTGGTGGGCGGCTGGACGCTGTTCAAAATTTACCACATCCGTTGGTGGGACTACTCCAACATGAAGTTCAACATCGGCGGCTACATCTGCCCGCAGTTCTCGCTGCTGTGGGGCCTGGGCAGTGTCATCATGGTCAAGGTGGTGCACCCGGCGCTGGCCAAGGCCAGCAGCCCGCTGTCCATGAAGGTGCTGGTGCCTGCCGAAGCCGCCGTGCTGGCGCTGTTTGTGGTCGACCTCATCGTCTCTGCAGCCGCCGCCACCGGTCTGAACAAAAAGCTGAAGGAGATCGACGAGGTGCGCGCCCGCCTGCGTGTGACCAGCGACAAGCTGACCACGGTGCTGGGCGTCAGCGCCATGACCGCCGATACCATTTTAGACGAGCAAAAGCTGCAGCTGGCCCTGGCCAAGCTGGAAGGCCGCGAGAACGCCGCCGAGTTGAAGCTGGAAATGCTGCTGCGTGCCAACGAAATGCGCGCCAAGCTGCGTGACATCAGCGTGGATAAGATAGGCACCCGCCGCTTGCTGCGGGCCTTCCCGGATATGAAGAGCCTTACCTACGCCGAGACGCTGGCCTCCACCCGCGCCGGCGTCCGCCGCCTGAACGAGCTGGCCGCTGCCGCCAGGACCGCTGCCAAAGAGATGGCCCAGACCGCTAAGGAGACCGCGCAGACCGCCGTGGGTACAGCTGCCGCCGCCGCCCAGACGGCAAAAGAAACGGCTGCCAATGCCGCGCAGTCTGCGGCCCAGACCGCCAAAGAGGCTGCCGCCTCGGCGATCCAAACGGCCCGGGAGACCGGCATCAGCACGCCCCAAAGCACCAAGCCCGCCAAAGACGAACCGGGCCAATAA